GGAACTTGCCTGGAATAGGGAAGaactgaggtgttttttttttttttcctttgcttgtgttATTTTAAATGCTTCACACAACAcaggggctgggctgcaggattatttttgtttattattagCCAGGTCCTACCACCTACATCTTTAGGAAAAAACACTTCTCTGCCTGTATCATTTTAATCCATTAGGAAGGTGCGTCTGCTTACTTGAAGTACAGAAGAGAGTTAAACTATCGACAAGAAATTAAGGTTTGGAATTTAAGGGCTCTTCATtaattaacatttcagaaataaagaggGTAATATTTGCCAAGGCAAACCACTGTTTGGGAACAGGGAGAATTACTGAGATGTCCTACCTTCAGTTCAGTGGTGCCAGGACCTCATAATAGAACAGCTGCATGATAATTTTAAGAAGGTCctaaaaactgattttgaaaaacaagtctaAATATTATACACTCTGCCTGCGATGGGCTGTCAAAACTTGTCTCTCGTCATTTGTTTTCCTAGTCTACTCTAACATAAGCATGGCAGTAGTTCAGAAGCTCACAAAAATAATAGGAACATGATTCAGACactaatgtttttttgtttttaatcttaaagCTGTTATGAGCAACAGATTCCAGGAGTAGTTGTCTCAGATAATAATCTGTACCCAGAAAGGAAGTGTCATGAATGATGGAAAACTTAAGAAActgaattcagaaaacaaacaaaagagaatttCAGTCTCGCATCTATGTGATTTCTTGAAACTCAAAGTGAGCTAAAATATGATTTATAAATTCCATaaactacaggggaaaaaatgtaaacaagaCTGCACTATGGACATGACAGATATCAGAAGAGCTGTTCCAAGGGGGAAATAGAGCTCACAGGGCAGAAGCAGAAAGGGCTCCTGCTCCTGTCATAGTGCAAGGACACTCGAGGCGCTCCCATCCACAGCTCTTTCTGCAATATGCTGTACATTATCGTGGTGACAGTGGAGATCGTGTTAAGAATCAAAGTGCAGATAAACACGGCTATAAAGATTACACTAAATGTGCTGAGTCTAATCTCTTCTCCATACAATGTAGAGAGGTCCACCAAAAATTCCCAAATCGCTTATTTTCATGATAAATGTGAAGTATCcaaatgaggggggaaaaaaagctgatgaTGCAAGTATCGCTACAGCACCTTAGACAGTTATTGTTCAGTGATCACGTGAAAATGTGAACATGAGAGCTATAATCTGTTTTTTGAACTTTGTTTAAAGTCTGCAGTTTCTAATACAAGGTAAACACTTTGAACTATCATAATCTGTAATGAATATTGCAGCAATAATATTAGTGTTGTACTTGGGCcttcatctgctttttaaaagtaaaatacctACTCGTGAGTACTCAGATAGGATGTTTTGTGAAAATAAGATTTAGTCGTCTTCATGAGGCATGCGTGAAAGAGGTAGGTATTTTCTAGCATGTTACgtgaaaaatactaaaaagtgAGGTCCAGCGTTCCTGTGCGCCATCCTTCTTTGCACTGGAAGGACTCAAATTAAAGCCGTtgtatttctccaaacaattgGTCGCCTATAATGCCCCCCCggcatttttttttgcatcagctTAGCTGAACCTGGAGAAAGCTGTACCAGTAGCACAGCTCTAGGTGAGCATGAAAGCATCTGTCCTCTCTGCCCCTCTGACTAAAAAGTCAGTTGCTCTGCCACAAAAAATTACTGAGTGCAGATGAACCCTTACTGCACACATTGCTTTCGGTTTTTTAGTGGCCAACGGTAATTgtgagcagaaaatattttaaaaagccccagGACAAGCAACCCATAACCTACCTTCTCCCATTTCTCTGGCTTTCCTGCGGTGAAGGATGTCATGAATCCGAGAAGGTTGCAGAAGCTGAGTACTTAGTATAACCAGTTTTTTAATTACCAAACCAACTCGtttacaaaggaaaacagaactttgaaaatatttaattatacagtaaaaacaaattgTACTATAAAGAGCCTTCTATGAAGTGAGTAAAGTGTTTACATTTAATATACTTAAAATTGAGAACTTCAAAAAAAGAACTCAATAAACAACACATTTCAAGCTTTCTTTGTATTTCGTTTGTCTCTCTATTACTTAAGATCGCAGAGGAGCTATGCAGAAGTGAGGAAAAACTGCTTTAGATCGTGGAAAGTCAATTCATTGCGCTGTGTACCTGGAGTTAGGCGAAGCAGTTTTCCAAACTTCATATATTCTACACATTGTCGAAGGAGCGTATTCTGTCAAACCTGTGTAATTGGTGTAATGCCTTACAGCAGCAGCACCTTATTGCTTTGAATGCAATGAATTACTGCAGTTAGAGAGTCATTGCTTTCCTGTAAACCACGGAGGTTTTTTGGAGTTCCTTTCTGCCTTGTGTACAACTATATGTCTCAAGTGGCTTTTTTGATTTGGGGTTGCGATCGTTTTTCATATATCagagtgtgctttttttttattgcttctttccATGGTGCAGTTTTATGTTGCCAAACAGCAACAATTAGATTGGTAAGCCTTATCTGCCATAGAAAACAGCCGTATAACTTAAGAAATCCTCATATATTTCTTGCCTAGTTGcttgttaaaaaataatgataatataataaaatagcaGAGCCCTATAATGCAGCGTAGAGTGTCTTACCTAGCCAGTTCCATCCGCGCAAGTTGTCACTGAACATCTCGCAACCCAGGCTAAGAACGAATGCTGGGAatcaagggaaagggaggaagttCTGGTTTCTGATACAGAGTATAGAGGAGTGTTTTTAATTAGTACTGACTGAAGTGGCCTGAAGTTGTTAATAGAGTGCATCTAGGTGAGGCTGCACTAAGACTGCCTCCGGGTTTGCCCCAAAGCTTTCTtgggagggggtggtggggaggcaGGACCTGAGCCGCCTTTTAAGCAGTCACTTGCATAGCAGGAAACTGCCGGGATACCTGAGGAAAGAATAGGTAGGAGGCTTTGGCTCAACATGTCTGTAGTTCAAAATAACATAGACATCTcagctacacacacacacacacacacacacacaaagagctGGAGGGAAGTAACAGCGTGCTCCATCGCTACAGCAACAGGAGTTTGTCATTTAGACTAGGATGAAGTGCACTTTGGATGAAGTGCAGAGAAGTCCTTACTTTCTGTTCGTTCTTCTGTGCAGTGATTCATTTACAACAGAGCTGGACTATTTAAAAACTCAAACCTTCCggtcttttaaaatatatctaaCAATGAcatagtcattaaaaaaattttagagTAAATTTGCCTTCAAAGCAAATGGAGTGGTGAAAACGTGAAAAATCAATGCATGATCTTGTTTTAGGAGAATATTTTCTACGAAAGAGGGTAAGAAACCTAAACCTTTCAAGTAAGTTGAGTAAAACTTTAACAGCTGAGTCTGAACTAGAGTGCCCACGCGCAGGTATTTTTTCTAATCTCCGTCCTATCAAAATGTAAATTTATCTTCCATAGCAAAAGtggttatttttcaaacaattttaacCCTGTGAAGTATTTGAAATTTTAACCCTTCTGAAGATGCCAGCTTTTACAGTCCCCAAAGGTAAGGAAGATTTAAGTGTTAACAGTTCCCTTGTCCAAGAGCGTAAAAATATGTATACAAGATCCTTTTAACGCTACAGAACCCCAAACCCTACTCCCACCTCTCTTCACGGGCACCAGTCTTTGGGCTGTAATCTATAACCTTAAGTTACATCATGAAACTTGCATAGTAACattctgaaagagaaagcaggGGCTCCAGAAGGGTAAGTTACTCCTTTTCACACAGCCAGCCATCTGAAAAGCTCTACGTACCTGCTTCCAGCCCGACACTGCTGGCTCAATGGTTATAGCTTTGTAATATGTTATCAAACTGGAAAGACTGATAGAGCTCATCAGCGTGGACACCGTCGGTGTCATAGAACTGGTTATCTGCAATGCTATTCGGATGGTTTGGCATCGGGTTGGTGGATAGTCTTGATTCGCTCAAAACTTCTTGGTCTATAAAACTGTAAACTGCTGGATCAGCTAAGTTAGACTGCGAATTAAAAGGCGTGCTGCCCGGGGCCGCTACAGACGGGCAAGCCGGAGGCACCTGATGGAGCTGCTGCCTGTGATTGCTTGCATTTAACACCGGATTGTACTTTTCGAAGTTTATACTAGTGCAGTTCATGTCATCGGTCTCCATGTTCACGATGCTGGCTGTGGAGATGCCGGCGGGATGAGCCTGCTGCGCGACGCTGTTACTAGAAACGCTCTGCATGTCTGCAGTTGACACCGCCACTCCTCCCATCCCGTTTGTGCTGCCAAAATTCCGGTAGAAACCTGAATCCTTCTCATCAGGCCAGTTCAGGGGGTTGTCGTGGAAAGCCGAGAGCGCGCTGCTGCCCTGAGCAGCAGGCTGAGGCGCGTCTGCCGCAAAGCTGTTCTGCGGGTGCGCGTTGAGCAGGCTGCCGGCGGAGGAGGGGGTGCCGTACAGCTGCTGCCAGCACGAGGAGAGCGCGTCTTGCTTCCCCGGCCCCACCGGCGCAGGCTGGTGGGGAATCTGGTTGAAGGCAGGGTAGATCTGACTAGCGTTGGCCAGGGTTCCTAGCCCCGGCATCATCAGTGCAGGTGAAAACACGTTTGGTTCTACGGAAAGGAAAGACGTGACTgcattttaatgccattttttgtatttttttttaaatcacaaatgggaaaaagcaaagcaaaaccagtgcTATCTTAGTAAGATTATATGTGCATTTGCACTTTCGTACTCGCTTCCACGCTGCTCGCCAGGGTGGACCCTAGATTTCTGGACAGCAGCAAGACAGCTATCCACCTCACCCCACTATGGCAAACGCTGACGGTGACAGCTACATTTCAGTAAAGAACTGGTGGTTTTTTAGTTTGTAGAGTCAAAAGTACGGGTATCTTACAGGAAGAAACCCTCAAGGGAACATTAGAATTTcaaggaaagaggagggaaggCCAGGAACTGAGCGTACGTTTGAAGGGCTGAGTATCTGAacgcagagaaaaaaaaaaatcagtagttatCTAAATTAAGGCTGAAAGCTAGCAACGCTTAAAGACGAAGAAGGTGTAGCCCTCTCCGGCGCAAAGGGGAAGCTGCAGCCCGGCTGAGGCTTTGAGAAGAACCTGGAGGAGGGAAAGTGAGAGGCGGGTACTACTGCTGCCTTGGGAACTTCGGTGCCCCCCTGAAAAACGCCCTTCCCCACAGCAATCGGGCACCATTTGTTTCAAACCGCTGTCGGATTGGGACACGCCTGCAAAAACCTACCTTTCTTAATCAGCTTCCCTTCAGGAGTGACAGCGGGGAATGGAGCTACTTTGGGCCTCTCTGTCGCATTTGATCCTGCGATGGAAGAAAGCATGAGTCCACACTGAATGTTTGCTTTGATATAAAATAACTCCATCTAAATGTAAGTTCACTcaaacaagaaaaagacaaatattttccttACCACAGTCCTGTATGAGCTTTTGCCAAGCCAGCGTTGAtctttgcctttttgctttgtTGCCATATGGATCTACAGAGAAAGGAGTAGAAGGAAAAAGTGTTAAGTTTCTCTTTGATATAATTAATAAAGGAGCTTTCTAAAACTTATACTAGTAGCTCCTAATTGTagtcaaatatatttaaagaaaaatatttcagacgTGACAGCACTAACCAAGACCATGTTATTAACAGTGATTCTTGATATTGTCATTGAAAGAGGGAGCAAACTGACTATCGttactttaaaaaccaaaaatctaCTTTGTAGAAGTAGTGTTCTAGCGTTTATTACCAACACGAGTTCTGCACCGATAATGTCTTTTCAGAAACTCAGCTAATTGGAACCATACCCTTTTCATCTGGTAGGTATCTGAAATCCATAGGTTCACTGACTTCCTGGTCTGAAGGTCTTCGCAGCTGCATCTTCACCGTGACGGGCTCGGTGATGTCTTTGAGAAACGGGGGCGTTCTGAACACAATTGCAACTTGACGGTGAACGTCAGCTTGTGAGAAGGAACCTTTGGCCTCCCAGTTGTCCAAGACAAACCTGACTTCTATATCATCTAGTCCATTAGAAACAGAAGACGCTTATTAAGTGGAAAACTGAAAACTTGCAGCAGAAAGAAACGGGAAGGGGAACAAAGAAAGGAGTCTGACTCAGAGTTCAGATGCAAAGTAAACGGCTCGACTTTAAAGACACCGAGTATCtttcagaggtgctgagagcccttGAACCTGAAAGCTATTCTGCCCAGCTATAAAAGCGGACCACTTGCACGGGAGTGTGGTGAAGGGCTTAAGTTCCCCGGCTAGAAATGGTAGTGTCAGCCATTTGGAACAAAGGTGGTGGCGGCGGGGAAAACCTAGTCAAGATTACCTTTTTGAACTTTGTCACACAGTAGAAATATTTCATCTCCTCCTTTTACACTTCCACAGTTCTTGTTCACACGACAAATTCTTAATTCTGCTGTGTTGGGAGCTCCTGGAAACAAACAGGCAAATTTGATGATAAAGACTTACTGTAACTTTGTCATTAGGGAAGCTGAGGTGCTGGGAGTTAAGGCTTGagaagggaaggcagcagctggaggagtgGGACACACTCCAAAATCCACACTAAACAAGTCGCTCCATATAGGAAATTAAATTCAGAAGCAGGGCTTGACGTTCCATCATCCTACAGCTCTCGGCCGCTCATCTCCAAACACAAGACACCAGTGCAGCTGTGCCGCCGACACCCTACCTCTTCTAGAGTAGTCTCAAAATACTTCCCCGAATGACGTTACCGTGCCCGGCGCTGCTGCCCGTCAAGCTGCAGAATTCAAAGCAGTTCTTTGAGGGACTGATGACCTGTTACAGTCATGCTTCTCTGGAAAAAGCTGGGCTAGCGAGTCAAGAAAATTCCCCTCTCCGAGCAGCAGACATGCTTGGCCGTCAAACCTCTCCTCTGTAACCCCCTCTAGGTGTTTGAGAACGGGTCTAGGAGTCTTAACTTTTGTGCCTTTACTCAGGCTAGCAGATTTCACcccaaaatgctcaaaattcAACTCCAAGCTGTGGCTGTAGGTGGACGGCACTCACGATGGTTGCGGATGGAGAGCTGCCCTGTGCACAATCTCTGGTACGTTGCAAGAGATTAACGACCACCCAAGGTCGCACACCGCATCCGAACAACGCGACGGCTACGGGGGACTCGTGCGGGACGGAGACAAGCGCTGCCTGACGGTGCCTGGCCCCGTTCGGTagcagcagctttcctgcagGGTAAATACGGACCTGAGACTACTGCAAGAAAGAACAGCCCCCTCGGAGCTTGCTGGGCTATGgtacaatttatttaaaagggCACTAACATCACAATATAGTGATTCAGAAGtaataaagaacaaacaaacaaaaagttcttCCAGAATGGAAGAACTCTCTAGAATTTCAAGTTCGCCCCCTTTGTCTATATGCTGTGTTGATACTTTTAAGCACACAAGCACGTACCAATTTTAAGACCCCGTCTTCATTTAACACACGAAGTAACTGATACTCATTTTTCTGCTGTCTGAGACTATATTCATAGTTTACGGCACCCCCTTCCACCTCTGCAGTCCCAACACAACAAAGCCAGACCGTGCCATGATGTTCTCTCATCTTCTTACGGCAAGACATCACCTCCGAATGTATTTAAAATGCCAGGGAGGATCCAGCTGGTGCCGCTCTGCGACCCAGAAACCGATCCTCCTACCACCGCAGCAACATGAGGCTCCACCACCACGAGCTCCCTgctccaggcacagaggtgaaacaaaaaaccaaagctcATGGTGtcaccctcaaaaaaaaaaaaaaaaaaaaaaaattctactttaaACTCTCAGTTTGAGTCAATGCCTGCCCAATCTTTCACGGTACTCTACAGGTACAGCACAAGACAgactgtgctgaaaacagagctCTTGGTAACCTCAGGCCAGACCCCAATTACGTAGTTACTATCTAGtgctattactgttattatttttaggaGAAGTGGGTACTACAGCCTCATTTACTACATGACACATGCCACTTCATTTGCTGAATGAATCAGAAACTTTAAAGggaggggaaacaaaacaaacccagaaacagCACAGGATCATATGATTGACAGTGTCATTGTGCGTTTTTCACAGGAAGGGTAAATTAAGAACTGCAAGGACAAGCCTAATTTTACCTTTGTTTCACTTCTGTATGCTTGAGCGGCACTCGGTGTCCTTTAACAGGTTTTTGGGAAGGTCTGCCAGGCTGGAGtttgttgttttgtcttttattttaaggGGAGTTTAGAAGGGAGGATAAGGGAAAGGAACACAAGTGCCAGCAGACGTGGATGCTCCGCTCTCTGCTGTCAGCCCCGGTGCCGGGCAGGAACACCGAGTTTGGCAGCAGCCTGAGAGGGAGACCTTCTCTGGGGCCTCTCTCGCCCCGTGCTGctccccccatctctccccccCGCCGCACGCCCTCGCCTCCTGCCCGAGTCCCGTTCCTCGCTCCCCAAAAGCACGTCCCGGGTAACAAATCCCGAGAAAAACGAGCTGCTCACCAAAAATCACCTCACTTTCAACAGGGGCAGAACAAGATGTTCTCCCTCACCTCGTTTCTCAGAAACGGTAAGCCGCTTTTTCTGACTCTTCCCAAGAGTTTTCAGCGTGGCAAGATACACAGCTTGGGAAATTTCTGTTCAAAACCAGTTAACATTATGAGCAACAGAAGACAGAAGCTGCCTGTAATACTGAATTTTATAAACTTGCAGTCTCTGCTAACGGGATCGCCTCCCTATTATGTTCATGTTGTTCGTCTGTATCTCTGCTATCCAAAGCAGGTGGAGAGGACGAAGTATTGGAAAGTGAAGAAGCTACTAGGTTTAAAATGCGCAAGCTGATTTTCAGAAAAGCTCTGAATACCTTTTTTTGCTCCCGATCTGGACAGATCTGCGAAAGCTTGAAATCTAACCACCTAGGATTTCCAAGCCCGTTGCACCGTACAATTTCGTCTCTTATCTAAAGTTATAACCTGACCTTCCCCAGTTCTGCATGACAAAggctaacattttaaaaagaaattcaggt
The genomic region above belongs to Calonectris borealis chromosome 3, bCalBor7.hap1.2, whole genome shotgun sequence and contains:
- the REL gene encoding proto-oncogene c-Rel, whose protein sequence is MAGGPEPYIEIFEQPRQRGMRFRYKCEGRSAGSIPGEHSTENNKTFPSIQILNYFGKVKIRTTLVTKNEPYKPHPHDLVGKDCRDGYYEAEFGPERRVLSFQNLGIQCVKKKDLKESISLRISKKINPFNVPEEQLHNIDEYDLNVVRLCFQAFLPDEHGNYTLALPPLISNPIYDNRAPNTAELRICRVNKNCGSVKGGDEIFLLCDKVQKDDIEVRFVLDNWEAKGSFSQADVHRQVAIVFRTPPFLKDITEPVTVKMQLRRPSDQEVSEPMDFRYLPDEKDPYGNKAKRQRSTLAWQKLIQDCGSNATERPKVAPFPAVTPEGKLIKKEPNVFSPALMMPGLGTLANASQIYPAFNQIPHQPAPVGPGKQDALSSCWQQLYGTPSSAGSLLNAHPQNSFAADAPQPAAQGSSALSAFHDNPLNWPDEKDSGFYRNFGSTNGMGGVAVSTADMQSVSSNSVAQQAHPAGISTASIVNMETDDMNCTSINFEKYNPVLNASNHRQQLHQVPPACPSVAAPGSTPFNSQSNLADPAVYSFIDQEVLSESRLSTNPMPNHPNSIADNQFYDTDGVHADELYQSFQFDNILQSYNH